From Struthio camelus isolate bStrCam1 chromosome 29, bStrCam1.hap1, whole genome shotgun sequence, a single genomic window includes:
- the LOC138062735 gene encoding olfactory receptor 14C36-like, giving the protein MAYDRYIAICRPLHYGTLLGTRACVRMAAAAWASGFLNALLHTANTFSIPLCQGNVLDQFFCEIPQILKLSCSHSYLREVGLLVVSVGLGWGCFIFIVLSYVQIFRAVLRMPSEQGRHKAFSMCLPHLAVVSLFISTAVFAYLKPPSISSPALDLVVAVVYSVVPPAVNPLLYSMRNKEIKDALRKLIQLLPVQ; this is encoded by the coding sequence atggcctatgaccgctacattgccatctgcagacccctgcactacgggaccctcctgggcaccagagcttgtgtcaggatggcagcagctgcctgggccagtggttttctcaatgctctcctgcacactgccaacacattttccattcctctctgccaaggcaatgtcctggaccagttcttctgtgagattccccagatcctcaagctctcctgctcacactcctacctccgggaagtggggcttctGGTGGTTTCGGTTGGATTAGGCtgggggtgtttcattttcattgtgctgtcctacgtgcagatcttcagagctgtgctgaggatgccctctgagcagggtcggcacaaagccttctccatgtgcctccctcacctggccgtggtctccctcttcatCAGTACggcagtgtttgcctacctgaagcccccctccatctcctccccagctctggatctggtggtggctgttgtgtactcggtggtgcctccagcagtgaaccccctcctctacagcatgaggaacaaggagatcAAGGACGCCCTGAGAAAACTGattcagctgcttccagttcagtAG